Below is a genomic region from Armatimonadia bacterium.
CGGTCAGGTGGGCGATGTTGTCCTCGTGACAGGTTGCGGCGAGGTACAGATTCTTGGAGTCCGCGCCGACCAGTACGTCGGTTGCCTGCTGCGGTGTCCCGCGTCCCGTGTTGATTGTGAAGGGATCCAGGCGCGCTGCCTTGGCCCAGATCGCGTCGGTGAGGTCGCCATCGAGGGCAGGCCCCTGGGTCCAGATCGGGATGGTCACCTGACGCCCGGCAGAGACAGTGGTGGCTGGCGCCTGAGGCGCCGTCGTCCATCGGACATCGCTGACCAGACCGGCGCGAGGTCCTGTCGCAGCGATCTGCGGTGAGGGAAGCTGCTGGACATCGCCCAGGGCCGCGAGGACGTTCCAGGTGGCCATGGCTACGCGCCACCGGGCTCGATCATAGTCGGCATGCTCCCAGCCATTCGGCAGCTTCAGCGTTCCTGCCACCGTGGGATTGGCCTGAGCATCGGCACCGGTCTGCGTCCATGCCGCTCGGCCCCGGACGGAGGGAGCGTAGTCAAGGGACGCCAGGAGCGCGTCGTACTCCGCCTGGGCCTCCGTGGCAGCACGCTTGGCAGCCGGGTTTGCGGAGGCCTCTGCGCGTCGGATTGCCTGACGCAGCGTGTAGGCGTACTTGTAGTCGTCGATACCCTCGCGAGCACCTGTCCAACCCGTCGAGGGGCCACCAGGTTCGGCCGGCATCGGCGGGTACACGTGCATCCAGTCGCCGCTCGTGTGGTCCTGGTCGTTGTAGGGCCCGCCGCCGTAGCTGATGTAGGCCCAGTTGTAGCAGCCGCTCGCGCCGCTGCGGAGCTGGAACCAACCGGCCGTGTAGCGGTCGACTTCGGGTCGGTAGGACTCGACGTCGCAGTTGTACAGCAGGATCGTCCTGCCCTCACGCTGGGCCTTGGAGACGACCTGCGGCGAGGAAAGCGCGCCGTTGTAGTTCCACAGGTCGGCATAGGGGCCGGCTTCGTTGTGGAAGTAGTCGTCGCCGGGACCGTCCTGCTCGGTGCGCATCCCGGGGATCTGCTTGAGGAGCTTGAGGCAGTGAACGTTGCGGTCCTTGTCCTCGCGGCTCTGCCAGCCGGGTTCATCCACGGGCTGCACGATGATTTCGGCCCAGCCATGCTTCTTGTGCTCCTGCTGCATGGCGATCCAGAAGCTCTTGTAGCAGCGGTCCCACTCGGGTGACATGCCGGCAGCCGTCGGAGCGCCCTGAGAGGCGGCTGACTGGCCGCTGTCGGAGAGGAGCACCACGGGAGCGGGGAACTTAAGCTCCTTGTACAGGTCCATGAACTTCTCGTAGGGACTGGTGCCGTCGAGGTTCAGTTGGCAGGTCCCGTCGGCGAGGAACTTCGCGTTCGCGGTCGGTGGACCGAAGCAGAGGCCCACGGAAGTCATCCCGTGCTGGCGCATGTCGGTCATGTGAGGCCGGAGGAGAGCGATCGCCTCTGCATCGTCCTTAGCGAAGCGCGGGCGCACGTAGTACTCGCCCCAGTACATGTCCTGCGGCTCCTGAAGCCGGTACGGAAGCACCCGCAGACGCAGCGGCAAGGTTACCTGGGCGCCGTTCGCCCGCTGCAGAACCACCGACCCCTCATACACGCCGGGCTGTGCGTCGGCGTTGACCTGCAGGTCGAGCAGCCAGCGGCGAGAGGTGTCTCGGGCGACGTCCACTTCGGAGCGCCGCTCGCACTCGGAGGGCATTCCGGCGGTGTAGCGCTTGTCCGAGTAGGTGACGCGCTTGTTCATGTACCGGATCGGCAGGACCTCGCCGGTGGCAGGTATCCCCTGGAAGGACACCTTGACCGACTTCAGGTCCTCGAGAGCATAGACCGCCAGGTTGGCGGCCTCATACTCACCGGGGGTCGCGAAGACGTC
It encodes:
- a CDS encoding glycoside hydrolase domain-containing protein: MRSSLPMVLLVLVGCTGLAWAQLITSFETQDSLKVAIPGGTQIERVKEHATDGEWAIKVFFPGSERDSWPGFTFRPTEDTSKYQVLAMDVYNPGSSAAPLSMRIDPVTGSGQFSTEQIPPKTTKHVQFSISGMGPIRQFFPYAMKPRTSYTLYFDNLRWENFDDRFTAIRYLDNTAQPVPTDAERKQGLVLFSRPWTDLVFANTRPLATERISSLDVFATPGEYEAANLAVYALEDLKSVKVSFQGIPATGEVLPIRYMNKRVTYSDKRYTAGMPSECERRSEVDVARDTSRRWLLDLQVNADAQPGVYEGSVVLQRANGAQVTLPLRLRVLPYRLQEPQDMYWGEYYVRPRFAKDDAEAIALLRPHMTDMRQHGMTSVGLCFGPPTANAKFLADGTCQLNLDGTSPYEKFMDLYKELKFPAPVVLLSDSGQSAASQGAPTAAGMSPEWDRCYKSFWIAMQQEHKKHGWAEIIVQPVDEPGWQSREDKDRNVHCLKLLKQIPGMRTEQDGPGDDYFHNEAGPYADLWNYNGALSSPQVVSKAQREGRTILLYNCDVESYRPEVDRYTAGWFQLRSGASGCYNWAYISYGGGPYNDQDHTSGDWMHVYPPMPAEPGGPSTGWTGAREGIDDYKYAYTLRQAIRRAEASANPAAKRAATEAQAEYDALLASLDYAPSVRGRAAWTQTGADAQANPTVAGTLKLPNGWEHADYDRARWRVAMATWNVLAALGDVQQLPSPQIAATGPRAGLVSDVRWTTAPQAPATTVSAGRQVTIPIWTQGPALDGDLTDAIWAKAARLDPFTINTGRGTPQQATDVLVGADSKNLYLAATCHEDNIAHLTAKVTRDGENVWEDDCLELFVDPTLSRSQFRQVIVNPLGVQSWNNSVDRKWRAASVAKAKVGTDRWTVEWAIPLADLGLTGGQFGLNVCRERRPMETLELSCWAPTGGSFGQPDRFGVASFGQSWIGDFRVAPARLGSNEFTVALRNETAAAQSVMPMLFVGGAAKGQALETSPIALQPGATVSKTYRYNIAAEPAPAFAFRLTAAGTGTVLAERTFTPTLPPTLKMTVRPRTFYLSENTGAVQLEVNLSESLRSQAGVEIGVYASGQTTPLAKATLPQVTGDRAEFALNVTGLPVGSYVLKASLTSGDRVLSEATAPLQRVRGPFD